In the genome of Colwellia sp. PAMC 21821, the window TTGCTCTTATCAGTGTTGCATGTTTACTACATGCTGATGCCATTAACCCAACCATTAACAAGATAAAATTTTCACAACTGTTTAGTAAACAGAACTCATTCGCCCTACTGGCCAATGATAAAATTAGGCGTATCTTTATAATTTATTTATTGGCAACGCTCGGTTTAAATGCATATTACGAGTTTTATCCGGTTTGGTTGGTTGAAAAATTTGACTTCAACAGCCCTGACATAGGGTATATCACGGTAGTGTTAACTTTGTTTATGACCATAACCAGTGTCTTTTTTGTTAAAAAGTTAAAATACTTGCTAGGGCTGAAATTTGGCGCAATTGTAGGCATGGTATTAATGGCTGCGTTATTTAGTTTGCATCCTTTACTAACAGAAACGAATGTCTGGCCCATCTATGCTCTAACAGGCATAGCTATAGCTATTTTCAATGGTTTATTACCTGTGTATATTTCTGAGCAATATGCTGATATCGAGCAAGGACAACTCATGGGATTAATTACCACCACATTTAGTGTGGCAAACGTGCTTATGGCACTTATCGGTAGTCTATTGGCATTGCTTGGTGCCCATTGGGCAATATTATTTGGTGCAGTTTTACTTATCATAGCTTCTGTCGACTTTCATTTTAGTCAGGAAGATATTCGTTAAGTGTTATTACCCCTATTTCAGCGATACTTTAAGTTAAATGTTTTCTCTAATAGATCGTTCTGTCTCATAGTTAACAACCATCGTGAAAATTAAACCAATAAAATTAAACCAATATAGATAGGCTATAATTATACTTTATATCCACTGTTTAAATTTTCTGCCAGTGATATTTAATCTTCGAGATAAAAGTACTTTCCCTATATCAAACCTCGCGCTTAACGTTGAATTTCATCGCAATATCACTACTGCTAATGCGTAAGTTCTGGTAGCATAAGCGCAAAATAATTATCGAGCTTCCAAATGAAAATCATCTCTTTTAATATTAATGGTCTGCGTGCACGTTTACATCAATTGCAGGCAATTATCGACAAACATCAACCTGATATTATTGGCCTGCAAGAAATTAAAGTCCATGATGAAGTTTTCCCGTTGGCGGATGTTGAAGCCATGGGCTATCACGTATATTTTCATGGCCAAAAGGCACATTATGGCGTTGCTATGTTGTGTAAAAAAGCGGCTGATGTTGTCACAAAAGGCTTTCCAACCGATGATGACGAAGCACAAAAACGTATGATCATGGTGCAAACAACCGACGAAAATGGTGAAAAAGTAACTGTATTAAATGGTTACTTTCCACAAGGTGACAATATTGCCCATGAAACTAAGTATCCTTATAAGCGCCAGTTTTATAAAGACTTAATGCAATACTTAAATGAAAACCATACGCCTGATGAAAATGTTGTAGTGATGGGAGATATTAATATTTCACCTACGGATTTAGACATAGGCATTGGCGAGCCAAATAAAAAACGTTGGTTAAAAACTGGAAAATGTAGCTTTCAACCAGAAGAA includes:
- a CDS encoding MFS transporter is translated as MPTHAAKIKKTPIEHSISEESKAKKSLFSVMLVVLFSSAGIALPYPILAPIFLNEISPLTTFYDLPSKILLGIILAIYPLGVILGSSVLGAASGIYGRKKTLIITLVLTAISYVLSALAVIAESFLLLILARFLTGIFSGNISIAKAVAVDLSPTLDKTYTFNLVNATGYLGWLLGPLAGGLLAVYGLETVFYFAAIAIIIALISVACLLHADAINPTINKIKFSQLFSKQNSFALLANDKIRRIFIIYLLATLGLNAYYEFYPVWLVEKFDFNSPDIGYITVVLTLFMTITSVFFVKKLKYLLGLKFGAIVGMVLMAALFSLHPLLTETNVWPIYALTGIAIAIFNGLLPVYISEQYADIEQGQLMGLITTTFSVANVLMALIGSLLALLGAHWAILFGAVLLIIASVDFHFSQEDIR
- the xthA gene encoding exodeoxyribonuclease III; the protein is MKIISFNINGLRARLHQLQAIIDKHQPDIIGLQEIKVHDEVFPLADVEAMGYHVYFHGQKAHYGVAMLCKKAADVVTKGFPTDDDEAQKRMIMVQTTDENGEKVTVLNGYFPQGDNIAHETKYPYKRQFYKDLMQYLNENHTPDENVVVMGDINISPTDLDIGIGEPNKKRWLKTGKCSFQPEEREWLATLMNWGFTDTFRALHPSREERYSWFDYRSRGFDDNRGLRIDVVLATEKLAKRCIESDVDYELRGIEKPSDHAPIWSTFSK